A window of the Radiobacillus deserti genome harbors these coding sequences:
- a CDS encoding type 1 glutamine amidotransferase domain-containing protein gives MGKKIATLITNLFEDVEYTEPVQAYKEAGHEVITIGKPSEKVVTGKKDTKVSIDKSIEDVQPSDFDALLIPGGFSPDQLREDDRFGEFAKAFMEADKPVFAICHGPQVLIDTDLLNGVDMTGYKSIRNDLKNAGATYKDEEVVVSKNIVTSREPKDIPAFNRESLKLLG, from the coding sequence ATGGGCAAAAAAATCGCAACACTTATCACCAACCTTTTTGAGGATGTAGAATATACAGAGCCGGTACAAGCCTATAAAGAGGCTGGACATGAGGTTATTACAATTGGCAAGCCTTCTGAAAAAGTAGTTACTGGTAAAAAGGATACAAAAGTGAGCATAGATAAGTCGATCGAAGACGTTCAACCTTCAGACTTTGATGCATTATTAATTCCAGGAGGATTTTCTCCTGACCAACTGCGGGAGGATGACCGCTTTGGTGAGTTTGCAAAAGCATTTATGGAAGCAGACAAGCCTGTATTCGCAATTTGTCATGGGCCTCAAGTATTAATTGATACAGATCTTCTTAATGGAGTCGACATGACAGGTTATAAATCGATTCGAAATGATTTAAAAAATGCTGGCGCTACCTATAAAGACGAAGAGGTTGTAGTAAGTAAAAATATTGTTACAAGTCGCGAGCCAAAGGATATTCCGGCGTTCAACCGTGAATCCTTAAAGCTTTTAGGATAA
- a CDS encoding cytochrome d ubiquinol oxidase subunit II: MTDALLAITVLWGFVFIYAVMATMDFGAGFWSMIYLNRDRTQATNIANRYLSPTWEVTNTFIVALVVAIYSLFPKATYTLGTILLVPGSMILLLLALRSAFLVFSNIATEYRKPLTYISGISGIIIPGILISVLPITHGHYIDVVDGVANLNLQRLFTSPNEYAFIGFAICSTLFLSSLLLADYSKVSREMDAYKVYLRDARILGPITLAMAFLVMYTLKHEAAWLYSRMLQDLPLLLVSVTFFIMGGLGVFLPSFFEKGVRGMPRLSVITITIQYLIASYVYGKAHLPYIIYPDITIHAAFTDPNSFRAVFTTYIVGFAILFPGFIYFWSLFMKDKKYLRQAAEGKE; the protein is encoded by the coding sequence ATGACTGATGCATTACTGGCAATCACCGTATTATGGGGATTTGTTTTCATTTACGCTGTTATGGCCACCATGGATTTTGGAGCAGGGTTCTGGTCCATGATTTATCTTAATCGCGATCGAACACAAGCGACCAATATCGCGAATCGTTATCTATCTCCAACATGGGAGGTCACGAACACATTTATCGTTGCCTTAGTAGTGGCTATCTATAGCCTTTTTCCTAAAGCTACGTACACGCTCGGAACGATTCTTCTAGTGCCAGGTAGCATGATTTTACTTTTACTTGCTCTACGTAGTGCTTTCCTAGTATTTTCAAACATTGCAACAGAATACCGTAAACCACTTACGTACATATCCGGTATTAGTGGCATCATTATTCCCGGCATTTTAATCAGTGTCCTTCCCATCACCCACGGCCATTACATAGATGTGGTAGATGGAGTAGCCAATCTTAATCTCCAAAGGCTATTTACGAGCCCGAACGAATATGCCTTTATCGGATTTGCAATCTGCAGTACGCTGTTTCTCTCCTCTCTATTGCTAGCGGATTATTCAAAGGTTTCTAGGGAGATGGATGCATACAAAGTCTATCTGAGAGACGCGAGAATTTTAGGTCCCATTACATTGGCCATGGCCTTTTTAGTGATGTACACGTTAAAGCATGAAGCAGCTTGGCTGTATAGTCGAATGCTACAAGATCTTCCGCTTCTGCTCGTATCGGTAACATTCTTTATTATGGGAGGACTAGGAGTCTTTCTTCCGTCCTTTTTTGAAAAAGGGGTTCGTGGAATGCCTAGACTTTCGGTCATCACGATTACAATTCAATACTTAATCGCAAGCTATGTGTACGGAAAAGCCCATTTACCGTATATTATTTATCCTGACATCACGATACACGCTGCATTTACAGACCCGAACTCCTTTCGAGCGGTGTTCACTACCTATATCGTCGGCTTTGCTATTCTGTTCCCTGGATTCATTTATTTCTGGAGTCTGTTTATGAAAGACAAAAAGTATTTGCGACAAGCTGCCGAAGGAAAAGAATAA
- a CDS encoding undecaprenyl-diphosphatase, translating into MPFSFLEKRKKERIMVLYASITALISVSIGKIAGQLHQNLQPFAELEGVHKLIEKEVNNSFPSDHTILVFSFCIMFSLFLSKWKKSWVMLASLVGFSRIWVGVHYPGDVIVGAIIATSIAVVMLKLHNRVSKQQIDEKQEMNL; encoded by the coding sequence TTGCCTTTCTCATTTTTGGAAAAAAGAAAGAAAGAAAGAATTATGGTGCTTTACGCAAGCATTACTGCCCTTATATCCGTATCGATCGGAAAAATTGCCGGTCAACTGCATCAAAATCTTCAGCCCTTTGCGGAACTAGAAGGTGTCCATAAACTAATAGAAAAGGAAGTAAACAATTCCTTTCCTAGCGATCACACGATTTTAGTTTTTTCATTTTGTATCATGTTTAGCTTATTTTTGAGCAAATGGAAGAAAAGCTGGGTGATGTTGGCTAGCCTAGTTGGATTTTCTAGAATTTGGGTTGGCGTTCATTACCCTGGTGATGTCATCGTCGGAGCCATCATTGCTACTTCTATTGCAGTCGTCATGCTGAAACTCCACAATCGTGTTTCCAAGCAACAGATAGATGAAAAACAGGAGATGAACCTTTAA
- a CDS encoding NAD(P)H-dependent oxidoreductase has protein sequence MRDKNELKKDILDAFTFRHATKEFDPNKKISDDDFRFILETGRLSPSSFGFEPWRFVVVQNPELRDKIKHSSWGAFSKLPDASHFVVYLARTKVDTVYDSKYLKDHLLNVSKFPEEMLGKFLERVEEFQRDDFKLLDGDRPLYDWASKQTYIALANMMTAAAQIGIDSCPIEGFNIEKMNEILEEEGLLEDGHFSISVMAAFGYRKQDPRPKTRRDIDDIVKWVK, from the coding sequence ATGCGTGACAAAAATGAATTAAAAAAAGACATTCTTGATGCTTTTACATTTCGACATGCGACCAAAGAGTTCGACCCCAACAAAAAAATATCAGATGACGACTTCCGTTTCATCTTAGAAACAGGCCGTTTATCCCCAAGCTCCTTCGGTTTTGAGCCCTGGCGCTTCGTCGTTGTTCAAAACCCTGAGCTTCGTGATAAGATTAAGCATTCTTCTTGGGGGGCTTTCAGTAAACTTCCTGATGCAAGTCATTTCGTCGTATATTTAGCAAGAACAAAAGTAGACACGGTCTATGACTCCAAATATTTAAAAGATCACTTATTGAATGTTTCCAAATTCCCTGAAGAAATGTTAGGGAAATTTCTAGAACGAGTAGAAGAATTCCAAAGAGACGACTTTAAATTATTGGATGGAGATCGCCCGCTGTATGATTGGGCATCCAAACAGACATACATTGCCCTTGCCAACATGATGACAGCAGCAGCCCAAATTGGCATTGATTCTTGTCCAATTGAAGGGTTTAATATAGAGAAGATGAATGAAATTCTAGAGGAAGAAGGGTTACTGGAAGACGGACATTTCAGCATATCTGTCATGGCTGCATTTGGATATCGAAAACAGGATCCTCGTCCTAAAACTCGAAGAGACATTGATGATATAGTAAAATGGGTGAAATAA
- a CDS encoding aldehyde dehydrogenase family protein: protein MEKYTKQFIAGEWVEGTSNSVVTNTNPYTNEVLNEIKGASKEDLNRAYEAAKDAQKAWENKGPGEKRAVIEKAAQLFIERKDEVIDWLVKESGSTRLKAEIEWGATVGTLKEASSFPYRMTGSILPSDVPGKENRIYRSAKGVVTVICPWNFPLVLTMRSVAPALATGNSVVLKPASATPITSGFLLADIFEQAGLPKGVLSVIVGKGSEIGDDIVEHPIPKLVSFTGSTEVGRRIGEIAGRTLKDVALELGGNNVLIVLKDADIERAAEAAAFGAYLHQGQICMSLNRVIVDESIHDSFLKVFKDKVSQLKAGDPSDPEVAVGPLINASEVKRIQEEIESSKAKGAKVEIGGQAEGNVLYPTILSNVTNDMAVAQNEMFGPVSSVIKAKDEEDAIRIANDSPFGLSGSVFSGDIHHGVKVAKQIETGMIHVNDQSVNEEAHVAFGGEKGSGVGRFGGEWAIEKFTTVKWVSVQEEDRFFPFFKQN from the coding sequence ATGGAAAAATATACAAAACAATTTATTGCTGGTGAATGGGTGGAAGGTACAAGTAATAGTGTCGTTACGAACACAAATCCATATACTAATGAAGTGCTTAACGAAATTAAGGGAGCTTCCAAAGAAGATTTAAACCGTGCCTATGAAGCGGCTAAAGATGCTCAAAAAGCTTGGGAAAACAAAGGTCCCGGAGAAAAGAGAGCAGTCATTGAAAAAGCAGCACAGCTGTTTATTGAACGTAAAGATGAGGTTATTGATTGGTTAGTTAAGGAATCTGGAAGTACGAGATTAAAAGCAGAAATTGAATGGGGAGCAACTGTAGGAACATTGAAGGAAGCATCGTCTTTCCCATACCGTATGACTGGTTCCATTTTACCATCTGATGTTCCTGGAAAAGAAAATCGGATTTATCGATCCGCTAAAGGGGTCGTAACGGTTATTTGTCCATGGAACTTTCCATTAGTGTTAACAATGCGTTCTGTTGCTCCTGCACTTGCAACAGGAAACAGCGTGGTTCTAAAACCTGCATCTGCTACACCAATCACTTCAGGTTTTCTTTTAGCAGATATTTTTGAACAAGCAGGGCTACCGAAAGGAGTTCTTAGTGTAATTGTAGGGAAAGGCTCCGAGATTGGCGACGACATCGTGGAGCACCCTATTCCGAAGCTTGTATCCTTCACTGGTTCAACTGAAGTTGGCCGTAGAATTGGTGAGATTGCAGGGCGTACGCTAAAAGATGTGGCGCTTGAACTTGGTGGAAATAATGTCTTAATCGTATTGAAGGATGCGGATATAGAACGTGCGGCAGAAGCAGCGGCATTTGGTGCCTATTTACACCAAGGTCAAATTTGTATGTCCTTAAACCGCGTGATTGTGGATGAAAGTATCCATGATTCGTTCTTAAAAGTGTTCAAAGACAAGGTAAGTCAATTAAAAGCTGGAGATCCATCTGATCCAGAGGTTGCCGTAGGTCCATTAATTAACGCGAGTGAAGTGAAAAGAATCCAAGAGGAAATTGAAAGTAGCAAAGCAAAAGGTGCTAAAGTAGAAATTGGTGGACAAGCAGAAGGAAATGTTCTTTATCCAACGATTCTAAGTAACGTAACGAATGATATGGCGGTTGCTCAAAATGAAATGTTCGGACCTGTTTCCTCTGTCATTAAAGCGAAGGATGAAGAGGATGCTATTCGTATCGCCAACGATTCTCCATTCGGATTAAGTGGTTCTGTCTTTAGCGGGGACATTCATCACGGTGTGAAGGTTGCGAAACAAATCGAAACCGGCATGATTCATGTCAATGACCAGTCTGTAAACGAAGAAGCGCACGTAGCATTTGGTGGCGAAAAAGGCTCTGGTGTAGGACGCTTCGGTGGCGAATGGGCCATTGAGAAATTTACAACTGTTAAATGGGTTAGTGTTCAGGAAGAAGATCGTTTCTTCCCGTTCTTTAAACAAAATTAA
- a CDS encoding cytochrome ubiquinol oxidase subunit I: MDDVLIARSLFGTTMAFHIIFATIGVGLPLMILTAELLYQKTKNYEYVVMAKRWTKAFAVLLGVGIPTGTIAGVQLSLLWPGFMEVIGRVMPLPFQIEIYAFFVEALFMSIYVYAAERIKPWMRIVSLTLVALGALASAVLITNVHSFQGTPAGFRIENGEIVDVDPWAAFFNPGFGVTALHVALSAYVVGAFIVASVSAYKMLKNKYGSRLYKFHQRALMVSLVMGAIFSFLTAINGHESAQFLHEYQPEKLAAAEGLFETQSHAPLAIGGFTDKETQEVKGAIEIPWALSFLAGNSFETEVVGLNDFPEELWPPLYIHTLFNLMVGIGSLLIFISFSGLIWKKLLKKERFPKFYFLILILSGPLSLIAIEAGWIFACTGRQPWVIYRVLKTAEAATEANNLGVLSILFIIIYFILAVAVVSVLLYYFRKNTVMDDFKRAEEKGLLLYRTND; encoded by the coding sequence ATGGATGATGTTTTAATAGCTCGATCTTTATTTGGCACAACCATGGCCTTTCATATAATTTTTGCAACAATCGGAGTAGGGCTTCCCTTAATGATTTTGACAGCAGAGCTCCTTTATCAAAAAACGAAGAACTATGAATATGTGGTGATGGCGAAACGTTGGACGAAAGCCTTCGCTGTATTACTTGGGGTCGGAATTCCAACTGGTACCATCGCCGGGGTTCAGTTATCGCTTCTATGGCCAGGGTTTATGGAGGTTATCGGTCGAGTTATGCCACTACCCTTCCAAATCGAAATCTATGCTTTCTTTGTGGAAGCACTATTTATGTCCATTTATGTGTATGCAGCAGAGCGAATCAAGCCGTGGATGCGTATTGTCAGTCTTACTTTGGTTGCTCTTGGCGCATTGGCATCTGCCGTCTTAATTACAAATGTCCACTCCTTCCAAGGTACACCTGCTGGCTTTCGAATCGAGAACGGTGAAATTGTTGACGTCGATCCATGGGCAGCATTTTTCAATCCAGGCTTTGGAGTCACTGCTCTACATGTGGCCCTCTCCGCTTATGTCGTTGGAGCGTTTATTGTCGCCTCTGTATCTGCCTATAAAATGCTGAAGAATAAGTATGGATCACGGTTGTATAAGTTTCACCAAAGAGCCTTGATGGTTAGCTTAGTAATGGGGGCCATATTCTCCTTCTTAACCGCTATTAACGGGCACGAATCCGCCCAATTCCTACATGAATATCAGCCAGAGAAATTAGCTGCTGCAGAGGGGTTGTTTGAAACCCAATCCCATGCGCCACTGGCAATCGGTGGATTTACAGACAAGGAGACACAAGAAGTGAAAGGAGCCATTGAAATTCCATGGGCATTGAGCTTTTTGGCAGGAAATAGCTTTGAAACAGAGGTCGTCGGATTAAACGATTTCCCAGAAGAGCTTTGGCCTCCGTTATATATTCACACACTATTTAACCTGATGGTCGGGATTGGCTCTCTCCTCATTTTCATCTCGTTTTCTGGCCTTATATGGAAGAAGCTACTCAAAAAAGAGCGTTTCCCGAAGTTTTATTTTTTGATTCTAATATTGTCCGGCCCCTTATCACTCATTGCAATTGAAGCTGGATGGATTTTTGCTTGTACAGGACGACAACCTTGGGTCATATACCGAGTGTTAAAAACAGCTGAAGCTGCTACAGAAGCAAATAACTTAGGAGTTCTCTCTATTTTATTTATCATTATTTACTTTATCTTAGCTGTCGCGGTTGTTTCCGTGCTTCTATATTACTTCCGAAAAAATACCGTAATGGATGATTTTAAACGAGCAGAGGAAAAAGGATTGCTCTTATACCGTACAAACGATTAG